From the Montipora capricornis isolate CH-2021 chromosome 2, ASM3666992v2, whole genome shotgun sequence genome, one window contains:
- the LOC138037928 gene encoding uncharacterized protein isoform X2, translated as MKPSDVRRSIFAGDVTKKPISRLLLVQTAVIIVSLCGFLWCLWKLPQEQNAFPDGFSQCPDLSYKVQNDKSVTVQCKTCPVCSPGYEPSPTCGRTIFADTPTECTICGPKTYSEEYDSGACKKCPRCGLRKTISPCTVKKSTQCGNCPKGYYQEDYTIDSCKQCSLCCEGRWYAELECIYLRQCRRKDCVQQQKKKTSDIGRLGRSRTMFPSFTKAADEIKQQVITHSASENVGFGVQDVISSHENQEQRFKREANKTLQQVNGGVVPKQNDTMIRLQSKTRSVAAVDHEVATPWSSVDMLENASWQTSLPLRDTNPTAALAPSYLGDVKKLITILITLVAIVLPFLVFIACVFAFTCWKNIQSTHLQRVSGCPDSCFAKYVANDAEYLPMLYQSKIQTDNELQDVSYSSGDVPGSTNMEARLDVACLPGILLSEMALDLKEKIARKLNVCHQGECLCGWEKLGNYFHIEEDILHDLDNEYKSKAGSPSLSLLDMLGTRGKTIPDLVNAARSLTVNCPDIAGLIEDYYFKSWKPKDLPVSQWMNE; from the exons ATGAAGCCATCAGATGTAAGACGCTCCATTTTTGCAGGGGATGTGACAAAGAAACCCATCAGCCGACTTTTACTAGTCCAGACGGCCGTGATTATAGTTTCCTTATGTGGCTTC CTGTGGTGTCTATGGAAATTACCTCAAGAACAAAATGCATTCCCCGATGGATTTAGCCAATGTCCAGATTTATCATACAAGGTTCAGAATGACAAAAGCGTCACAGTCCAATGCAAAACGTGTCCAGTGTGTTCCCCTGGATACGAGCCTTCTCCAACATGTGGCAGAACTATATTTGCAGATACCCCGACTGAGTGCACGATCTGTGGGCCTAAAACGTATTCTGAGGAGTATGACAGTGGTGCGTGCAAGAAATGTCCAAGATGTGGCCTTAGAAAAACTATTAGTCCATGCACAGTAAAAAAAAGTACGCAATGTGGCAACTGCCCTAAGGGATATTATCAAGAGGACTATACAATAGATTCTTGTAAACAATGCTCGTTGTGTTGTGAGGGGAGGTGGTACGCAGAATTGGAGTGCATTTATTTGAGACAGTGTAGAAGGAAAGATTGTGTTcaacagcaaaagaaaaagacaagtGACATCGGTCGACTTGGGAGAAGCCGCACAATGTTTCCCTCATTCACAAAAGCAGCCGATGAAATTAAACAACAAGTCATCACTCATTCTGCCTCGGAAAATGTTGGGTTTGGAGTCCAAGATGTTATCTCATCTCATGAAAATCAAGAGCAACGATTTAAACGTGAGGCTAACAAAACTTTGCAGCAGGTAAATGGTGGCGTGGTGCCAAAGCAAAATGATACAATGATCAGACTACAATCTAAGACCAGATCAGTGGCTGCAGTTGACCACGAAGTTGCAACACCGTGGTCTTCAGTGGACATGTTGGAGAATGCTAGTTGGCAAACGTCCCTTCCATTAAGGGACACAAACCCCACAGCAGCACTAGCACCAAGCTATTTAGGCGATGTCAAAAAGCTTATTACAATTTTGATCACTCTTGTGGCTATTGTCCTTCCTTTCCTGGTTTTCATTGCCTGTGTCTTTGCATTTACTTGCTGGAAGAATATACAGTCAACACATTTGCAGCGTGTAAGTGGTTGTCCAGATTCATGCTTTGCCAAATACGTTGCAAATGACGCCGAATATTTGCCAATGCTCTATCAGTCAAAAATCCAGACAG acaacGAGTTACAAGACGTTTCTTACAGCAGTGGTGATGTGCCAGGAAGCACAAATATGGAGGCCAGATTAGATGTTGCCTGCCTTCCAG GCATCCTTTTGTCAGAAATGGCTCTGGACCTTAAAGAGAAGATTGCAAGGAAGCTGAATGTATGCCATCAGGGGGAATGCTTGTGTGGCTGGGAAAAACTAGGCAACTATTTTCATATTGAGGAAGATATTCTCCATGACCTTGACAACGAATACAAAAGTAAAGCTGGAAGCCCTTCGCTATCATTGCTAGATATGCTAGGAACTAGGGGTAAAACTATCCCAGACCTAGTAAATGCTGCAAGGAGCTTGACAgtaaattgtccagatattGCAGGTCTAATTGaagattattattttaaaagctGGAAGCCCAAAGATCTACCTGTATCCCAgtggatgaatgaatga
- the LOC138037928 gene encoding uncharacterized protein isoform X1, giving the protein MGRHFRNLDHRDVITMKPSDVRRSIFAGDVTKKPISRLLLVQTAVIIVSLCGFLWCLWKLPQEQNAFPDGFSQCPDLSYKVQNDKSVTVQCKTCPVCSPGYEPSPTCGRTIFADTPTECTICGPKTYSEEYDSGACKKCPRCGLRKTISPCTVKKSTQCGNCPKGYYQEDYTIDSCKQCSLCCEGRWYAELECIYLRQCRRKDCVQQQKKKTSDIGRLGRSRTMFPSFTKAADEIKQQVITHSASENVGFGVQDVISSHENQEQRFKREANKTLQQVNGGVVPKQNDTMIRLQSKTRSVAAVDHEVATPWSSVDMLENASWQTSLPLRDTNPTAALAPSYLGDVKKLITILITLVAIVLPFLVFIACVFAFTCWKNIQSTHLQRVSGCPDSCFAKYVANDAEYLPMLYQSKIQTDNELQDVSYSSGDVPGSTNMEARLDVACLPGILLSEMALDLKEKIARKLNVCHQGECLCGWEKLGNYFHIEEDILHDLDNEYKSKAGSPSLSLLDMLGTRGKTIPDLVNAARSLTVNCPDIAGLIEDYYFKSWKPKDLPVSQWMNE; this is encoded by the exons ATGGGAAGACATTTTCGG AATTTAGATCATCGAGATGTCATTACCATGAAGCCATCAGATGTAAGACGCTCCATTTTTGCAGGGGATGTGACAAAGAAACCCATCAGCCGACTTTTACTAGTCCAGACGGCCGTGATTATAGTTTCCTTATGTGGCTTC CTGTGGTGTCTATGGAAATTACCTCAAGAACAAAATGCATTCCCCGATGGATTTAGCCAATGTCCAGATTTATCATACAAGGTTCAGAATGACAAAAGCGTCACAGTCCAATGCAAAACGTGTCCAGTGTGTTCCCCTGGATACGAGCCTTCTCCAACATGTGGCAGAACTATATTTGCAGATACCCCGACTGAGTGCACGATCTGTGGGCCTAAAACGTATTCTGAGGAGTATGACAGTGGTGCGTGCAAGAAATGTCCAAGATGTGGCCTTAGAAAAACTATTAGTCCATGCACAGTAAAAAAAAGTACGCAATGTGGCAACTGCCCTAAGGGATATTATCAAGAGGACTATACAATAGATTCTTGTAAACAATGCTCGTTGTGTTGTGAGGGGAGGTGGTACGCAGAATTGGAGTGCATTTATTTGAGACAGTGTAGAAGGAAAGATTGTGTTcaacagcaaaagaaaaagacaagtGACATCGGTCGACTTGGGAGAAGCCGCACAATGTTTCCCTCATTCACAAAAGCAGCCGATGAAATTAAACAACAAGTCATCACTCATTCTGCCTCGGAAAATGTTGGGTTTGGAGTCCAAGATGTTATCTCATCTCATGAAAATCAAGAGCAACGATTTAAACGTGAGGCTAACAAAACTTTGCAGCAGGTAAATGGTGGCGTGGTGCCAAAGCAAAATGATACAATGATCAGACTACAATCTAAGACCAGATCAGTGGCTGCAGTTGACCACGAAGTTGCAACACCGTGGTCTTCAGTGGACATGTTGGAGAATGCTAGTTGGCAAACGTCCCTTCCATTAAGGGACACAAACCCCACAGCAGCACTAGCACCAAGCTATTTAGGCGATGTCAAAAAGCTTATTACAATTTTGATCACTCTTGTGGCTATTGTCCTTCCTTTCCTGGTTTTCATTGCCTGTGTCTTTGCATTTACTTGCTGGAAGAATATACAGTCAACACATTTGCAGCGTGTAAGTGGTTGTCCAGATTCATGCTTTGCCAAATACGTTGCAAATGACGCCGAATATTTGCCAATGCTCTATCAGTCAAAAATCCAGACAG acaacGAGTTACAAGACGTTTCTTACAGCAGTGGTGATGTGCCAGGAAGCACAAATATGGAGGCCAGATTAGATGTTGCCTGCCTTCCAG GCATCCTTTTGTCAGAAATGGCTCTGGACCTTAAAGAGAAGATTGCAAGGAAGCTGAATGTATGCCATCAGGGGGAATGCTTGTGTGGCTGGGAAAAACTAGGCAACTATTTTCATATTGAGGAAGATATTCTCCATGACCTTGACAACGAATACAAAAGTAAAGCTGGAAGCCCTTCGCTATCATTGCTAGATATGCTAGGAACTAGGGGTAAAACTATCCCAGACCTAGTAAATGCTGCAAGGAGCTTGACAgtaaattgtccagatattGCAGGTCTAATTGaagattattattttaaaagctGGAAGCCCAAAGATCTACCTGTATCCCAgtggatgaatgaatga